In one window of Syngnathus scovelli strain Florida chromosome 20, RoL_Ssco_1.2, whole genome shotgun sequence DNA:
- the naa20 gene encoding N-alpha-acetyltransferase 20, with protein MTTLRPFNCDDLFKFNNINLDPLTETYGIPFYLQYLAHWPEYFIVAEAPGGELMGYIMGKAEGSVAREEWHGHVTALSVAPEFRRLGLAAKLMDMLEEISERKGGFFVDLFVRVSNQVAVSMYKRLGYSVYRTVIEYYSASNGEPDEDAYDMRKALSRDTEKKSIIPLPHPVRPEDIE; from the exons ATGACGACGCTACGGCCGTTCAACTGCGACGATTTGTTTAAATTCAACAATAT CAATTTGGACCCTTTGACAGAAACT TATGGGATCCCGTTCTACCTGCAGTATTTGGCTCACTGGCCCGAGTACTTTATTGTTGCCGAGGCCCCCGGAGGCGAACTGATGGGATACA TCATGGGGAAGGCGGAGGGCTCGGTGGCTCGAGAGGAGTGGCACGGCCACGTCACCGCGCTGTCCGTGGCGCCAGAGTTCCGGCGGTTAGGATTGGCCGCCAAACTCATGGACATGCTGGAGGAGATCTCGGAaag GAAGGGCGGCTTCTTCGTGGACTTGTTTGTCCGCGTGTCCAACCAGGTAGCGGTCAGCATGTACAAGCGTCTGGGCTACAGCGTCTACAGGACCGTCATTGAGTACTACTCGGCCAGCAACGGCGAGCCTGACGAGGACGCCTACG ACATGAGGAAAGCGCTGTCTCGAGACACGGAGAAGAAGTCCATCATCCCGCTGCCACATCCTGTCAGGCCTGAGGACATTGAATAA
- the crnkl1 gene encoding crooked neck-like protein 1, with translation MASTAAGKQRIPKVAKVKNKAPAEVQITAEQLLREAKERELELLPPPPKQKITDKEELNDYKLRKRKAFEDNIRKNRTVISNWIKYAQWEESLTEVQRARSIYERALDVDHRNVTLWLKYAEMEMKSRQVNHARNIWDRAITILPRVNQFWYKYTYMEEMLGNVAGCRQAFERWMEWEPEEQAWHSFINFELRYKEVDKARSIYERFVMVHPEVKNWIKYARFEEKHGYIAHSRKVYERAVEFFGEEHVDEHLFVAFAKFEETQKEFERVRVIYKYALDRIPKHQAQELFKNYTMFEKKFGDRRGIEDVIVSKRRFQYEEEVKANPHNYDAWFDYLRLVESDADPDTVREVYERAIANVPPIQEKRHWRRYIYLWINYALYEELEVMDEERTRQVYQACLDLIPHKKFTFAKIWLLYGQFEVRQKNLQAARKVMGTAIGKCPKNKLLKGYIELELQLREFDRCRKLYEKYLEFTPENCTTWIKFAELETILGDVDRARAIFELAIGQPRLDMPEVLWKSYIDFEIEQEEFGNTRNLYKRLLQRTQHVKVWISYAKFELSLEGDERARRCRQIFEEANKGLRNCEEKEERLTLLEAWKNFEAEFGSDSDMERVAKLLPEKVKKRRKLTAQDGSDAGWEEYYDYIFPEDAANQPNLKLLAMAKMWKKQQQQQTADDDDDQNLREKALRNEETSASENSEASKVTQEENAFDDRDDSSSSSEEEEGDKEKDGDKKEKTSDEQQD, from the exons ATGGCTTCCACGGCGGCTGGCAAGCAGCGAATACCGAAGGTGGCAAAG GTGAAGAACAAAGCTCCGGCGGAGGTTCAGATCACCGCCGAGCAGCTCCTCAGGGAAGCTAAAGAACGAGAATTGGAACTTCTCCCTCCGCCGCCGAAACAAAAGATAACAGACAAGGAAGAGCTCAACGACTACAAGCTAAGGAAGAGGAAG GCATTTGAGGACAACATTCGAAAGAACCGTACTGTCATCAGTAACTGGATCAAATACGCACAATGGGAGGAAAGCCTGACGGAGGTCCAGAG GGCTCGCTCCATTTACGAGCGGGCGCTCGACGTGGACCACCGCAACGTGACCCTGTGGCTGAAGTACGCCGAGATGGAGATGAAGAGTCGGCAGGTGAACCACGCGCGCAACATCTGGGATCGAGCCATCACCATCCTCCCCCGCGTCAACCAGTTCTG GTACAAGTACACCTACATGGAGGAGATGCTGGGCAACGTGGCGGGCTGCAGGCAGGCCTTTGAGCGCTGGATGGAGTGGGAGCCAGAGGAGCAGGCCTGGCACTCCTTCATCAACTTTGAGCTGCGCTACAAAGAGGTGGACAAAGCCCGCAGCATCTACGAGCGAT TCGTCATGGTTCACCCCGAGGTGAAGAACTGGATCAAGTACGCTCGCTTTGAAGAGAAGCATGGCTACATCGCTCACAGCAGAAAGGTGTACGAGCGCGCCGTGGAGTTCTTTGGCGAGGAGCACGTGGATGAGCACCTCTTTGTTGCCTTCGCCAAGTTTGAGGAGACCCAGAAGGAG TTTGAGCGTGTGCGCGTGATCTACAAGTACGCCTTGGACCGAATCCCCAAGCATCAGGCCCAGGAGCTCTTCAAGAACTACACCATGTTTGAGAAGAAATTCGGAGACCGGCGGGGCATCGAGGACGTCATCGTCAGCAAAAGAAGGTTCCAGTACGAGGAGGAAGTCAAg GCCAACCCGCACAACTACGACGCCTGGTTCGATTATCTGCGGCTGGTGGAGAGCGACGCCGACCCCGACACGGTGCGAGAGGTTTACGAGCGCGCCATCGCCAACGTGCCGCCCATCCAGGAAAAGCGCCACTGGAGGCGCTACATCTACTTGTGGATCAACTACGCCCTCTACGAAGAACTGGAGGTCATG GACGAGGAGAGGACAAGGCAGGTGTACCAAGCCTGTTTGGATCTGATCCCTCACAAAAAG TTCACATTCGCAAAGATCTGGCTGCTCTACGGTCAGTTTGAGGTCAGACAAAAGAACCTGCAGGCCGCCAGGAAGGTCATG GGCACGGCCATCGGCAAATGTCCGAAGAACAAACTGCTGAAGGGCTATATCGAGCTGGAGCTTCAGCTGCGCGAGTTCGACCGCTGCCGGAAGCTGTACGAGAAATACCTGGAGTTCACGCCGGAGAACTGCACCACCTGGATCAAGTTTGCAGAGCTGGAGACCATCCTGGGTGACGTGGACCGGGCCCGCGCCATCTTCGAGCTTGCCATCGGCCAGCCGCGGTTGGACATGCCTGAG GTTTTGTGGAAGTCCTACATCGACTTTGAGATCGAGCAGGAGGAGTTTGGGAACACGAGGAACCTTTACAAAAGGCTGCTGCAGCGTACCCAGCACGTCAAG GTTTGGATCAGCTACGCCAAGTTCGAGCTGTCGCTGGAAGGCGACGAGCGGGCACGCAGGTGCCGGCAAATCTTCGAGGAGGCCAACAAGGGCTTGAGGAACtgcgaggagaaggaggagcgaCTCACGCTGCTCGAGGCCTGGAAAAACTTTGAGGCCGAGTTCGGTTCCGACAGCGACATGGAGCGCGTTGCCAAGCTGCTGCCCGAGAAGgtcaagaagaggaggaagctcaCCGCCCAAGACGGG TCGGACGCGGGCTGGGAAGAGTACTACGACTACATTTTCCCCGAAGACGCCGCCAACCAGCCTAACCTCAAACTGCTGGCCATGGCCAAGATGtggaagaagcagcagcagcagcaaacggctgacgacgacgacgaccagAACCTTCGGGAAAAGGCTTTGAGGAACGAGGAGACTTCCGCCTCGGAGAACAGCGAGGCTAGCAAAGTTACACAAGAGGAGAACGCCTTTGACGACAGAGACGACAGTAGTAGCAGtagcgaagaggaggagggggacaaAGAGAAGGATGGTGACAAAAAGGAGAAGACAAGCGATGAGCAGCAAGATTAA
- the cep43 gene encoding centrosomal protein 43 produces the protein MSATDDDIELRDLLIQNLENNGVLNKLKAEMRAAVFLALEEQDRLENKTPLVNENLKKCLSTKEGRLVASLIVDFMRVFHLDFSLSVFQPEINTHPSGLENRQLLCDELGISEAELNANSPVLLELVRRRQRKSESIMAAEVASEENSIAVNKDSAPATAELAQPARLPEKVSPLELLADLEPQDDDDSFFDDPLPRPQKTYGSHVVVRDSQQSPAPPTSGGGGSASEKSHSETASRGKASAKLPSGTKQSGSIHLDEDDDIEYDDDFNSHRSDLYKSELSSSREIEEISIEGPDHSDKLEDTVDVSISQPSVSVGVDYMEEVS, from the exons ATGTCTGCCACAGATGATGATATCGAATTGAGGGATTTACTTATCCAAAATTTGGAGAACAATGGAGTTCTAAACAAGCTCAAG GCGGAGATGAGGGCTGCCGTGTTTCTGGCTTTGGAGGAGCAGGACCGACTGGAG AACAAGACGCCACTAGTCAATGAGAACCTGAAGAAATGTCTCAGCACCAAAGAAG GTCGTCTGGTGGCCAGTCTCATTGTGGACTTCATGCGGGTTTTTCACCTGGACTTCAGCCTGTCTGTGTTCCAGCCAGAGATAAACACG CATCCGAGCGGCCTGGAAAATCGGCAGCTGCTCTGCGATGAGCTGGGCATTTCGGAGGCGGAGCTTAATGCTAACTCGCCCGTGCTGCTGGAGCTCGTTCGACGCAGACAACGCAAGTCCGAGTCCATCATGGCCGCTGAG GTGGCGTCGGAGGAGAACAGCATCGCTGTCAACAAG gACTCTGCGCCGGCCACCGCGGAGCTCGCACAGCCGGCGCGTCTTCCCGAGAAGGTGTCACCGCTGGAGCTGCTCGCAGATTTGGAACCGCAGGACGACGACGACTCCTTTTTTGATGACCCGCTGCCTCGGCCTCAAAAGACATACGGCTC CCACGTGGTGGTTCGCGATAGCCAACAAAGTCCAGCGCCGCCGACatcgggaggaggaggaagcgcaTCGGAAAAGAGCCACAGCGAgacag CGTCGAGAGGGAAAGCGTCGGCCAAGCTCCCCAGCGGAACGAAGCAGAGCGGCTCGATCCATTTAG acgaagacgacgacattgAGTACGACGACGACTTCAACAG CCACCGCTCCGACTTGTACAAGAGCGAGCTGAGCAGCAGCCGCGAGATCGAGGAAATCTCCATCGAGGGGCCCGACCACAGCGACAAG ctggaggacacGGTGGACGTGAGCATCTCCCAGCCCAGCGTTAGCGTGGGTGTGGACTACATGGAGGAAGTGTCCTGA
- the zbtb25 gene encoding zinc finger and BTB domain-containing protein 25 has translation MEATSASACAAACASATSAHSLLLLQQLNVQREFGFLCDCTVAIGNVYFKAHRAVLAAFSNYFKMIFIHQTSECIKIQPTDIQPDVFSYLLHVMYTGACPKQAVEPARLEEGIKFLHAHQLCRKSGDGPAGGTSADAATGSAADAVRMSNLYGIQISSQLAGKEGPAAAVQPGGRGARAHSHPSLAVGSEGERSDGHGSSPQDDFDVSATVKQERPDEEGVGPGSPPRDGAASKDRLPPALACPRCGHRCPSPERLRQHLFSHALHPALFTEGLTYESGGGSGGPDDDGVDAGRLEEALRQSQALAAQLAAELRRSREGAGLSAAPATHSRKRKMACAVCGVRFSHKSQLQEHMYAHTAKPPRLHRHSQLFHSSAHFCPDGGGASANDTLLEVGRDAQDNGSSAYSLDSEISQESGDGGRCE, from the exons ATGGAGGCGACGTCGGCGTCTGCGTGTGCGGCGGCGTGTGCGTCGGCGACGTCCGCTCAcagtctgctgctgctgcagcagctCAACGTGCAGCGCGAGTTCGGTTTCTTGTGCGACTGCACGGTCGCCATCGGCAATGTCTATTTCAAAGCTCACCGCGCCGTCCTCGCTGCCTTCTCAAACTATTTCAAGATGATCTTCATCCACCAGACCAG CGAGTGCATCAAGATCCAGCCCACCGACATCCAGCCCGATGTGTTTAGCTACCTGCTGCACGTGATGTACACCGGGGCGTGCCCCAAGCAGGCCGTGGAGCCCGCCCGTTTGGAGGAAGGCATCAAATTCCTCCACGCCCACCAGCTGTGTCGCAAGAGTGGCGACGGGCCTGCCGGCGGCACCAGCGCGGACGCCGCCACCGGCTCTGCCGCCGATGCCGTGCGCATGTCCAACCTGTACGGCATTCAGATCTCTTCCCAGCTGGCCGGCAAGGAGGGCCCCGCAGCCGCCGTCCAGCCGGGGGGGCGGGGAGCCCGCGCCCACTCGCATCCGTCGCTCGCCGTGGGATCGGAAGGAGAGCGGTCGGATGGCCACGGGTCTTCGCCGCAGGACGACTTCGACGTCTCGGCCACCGTCAAGCAGGAGCGTCCCGATGAGGAGGGAGTGGGGCCGGGGTCGCCGCCTCGGGATGGCGCAGCGTCCAAAGATCGCCTGCCGCCGGCACTGGCGTGTCCCCGCTGCGGCCATCGCTGCCCGTCGCCCGAGCGGCTGCGCCAGCACCTGTTCAGCCACGCCCTTCACCCCGCCCTCTTCACGGAGGGGCTGACGTACGAAAGCGGGGGCGGCAGTGGCGGCCCGGATGACGACGGCGTTGACGCTGGTCGCCTGGAGGAGGCATTGCGCCAGAGTCAGGCGCTCGCCGCGCAGTTGGCGGCGGAGCTTCGCCGGAGCCGTGAGGGGGCGGGACTAAGCGCCGCCCCCGCCACCCACTCGCGCAAGCGCAAGATGGCGTGCGCCGTGTGCGGCGTGCGTTTCTCACACAAGAGTCAGCTTCAGGAGCACATGTACGCGCACACGGCGAAGCCACCCAGACTGCATCGCCACAGTCAGCTCTTCCACAGCTCCGCCCACTTCTGCCCTGACGGGGGCGGGGCTTCAGCCAATGACACCCTCCTGGAAGTGGGCAGGGATGCTCAGGACAACGGAAGCTCCGCCTACTCGCTCGACTCGGAAATCTCGCAGGAGAGCGGCGACGGCGGGCGTTGCGAGTGA
- the LOC125990503 gene encoding C-1-tetrahydrofolate synthase, cytoplasmic: protein MITQWSCSGLSVMLALLRHLTLSCCYGGRRSIATIISGNQTAKLVRERLKKEVDKMKMSKVIPSLLVLQVGNREDSNLYISSKMKAAAEVGIEAAHVRLPNTVTQDEVLRTIASVNEDASVHGLIVQLPLDSINHMDVELVTNAVSPLKDVDGLSCINAGKLSRGDLNNCYIPCTPNGCMELIRQTGVSVAGKHAVVIGRSKIVGAPMHDLLLWNHATVTTCHSKTHDIAKHVGRADIVVVGAGRAEMVQGDWLKEGCVLIDCGINHVADASKPSGKRVVGDVHFASAYQRAGFITPVPGGVGPMTVAMLMQNTVLSAQRVLTSAAV from the exons ATGATTACACAGTGGAGTTGCAGTGGTCTCTCAG TCATGTTGGCTCTGTTGCGCCACCTGACTTTGTCATGTTGCTATGGAGGCCGACGCTCCATAGCAACCATCATCTCTGGAAACCAAACGGCCAA GCTGGTGAGGGAGCGTCTGAAGAAGGAGGTGGACAAGATGAAGATGTCCAAGGTCATCCCAAGTCTACTGGTTTTACAG GTGGGAAACAGAGAAGATTCCAACTTGTACATCAGCAGCAAGATGAAAGCTGCAGCTGAG GTGGGCATTGAAGCAGCGCATGTGAGGTTGCCCAACACAGTGACACAGGACGAG GTGCTGCGGACCATCGCGTCCGTCAATGAGGACGCGTCTGTACACGGCCTCATCGTGCAGCTTCCTCTGGATTCCATCAACCACATGGACGTAGAGCTGGTCACCAACGCCGTATCGCCGCTCAAAGACGTGGACGG TCTGAGTTGCATCAACGCAGGCAAGCTATCTCGCGGGGACCTGAACAACTGTTACATTCCGTGCACCCCCAACGGTTGCATGGAACTCATCAGACAGACAG gTGTAAGCGTGGCTGGCAAACATGCCGTGGTGATCGGCCGCAGTAAGATTGTGGGCGCGCCCATGCACGACCTACTCTTGTGGAACCACGCCACTGTTACCACCTGTCACTCAAAGACGCATGACATTGCCAAACAC GTGGGCAGGGCGGACATCGTGGTGGTGGGGGCGGGGCGAGCGGAGATGGTGCAAGGCGATTGGCTGAaggagggctgcgtgctcatcgACTGCGGGATCAATCACGTGGCGG ACGCCAGCAAGCCGAGCGGCAAGCGCGTGGTGGGCGACGTGCATTTCGCCTCAGCCTATCAAAGAGCTGGATTCATCACGCCCGTTCCGGGAGGAGTGGGGCCCATGACGGTGGCCATGTTGATGCAG AACACGGTGCTCAGCGCTCAGCGCGTCCTCACCAGCGCCGCTGTTTAA